AGATGACCATCTCCATGCGCTCCAGCAGCTCGTTGTGGGAGGCGGCCAGCAGGGCGCGGTGGAAGGCGAGGTCCGCCTCGACCGCCTCCGGAGCGCCGTTGTCCGCCGCGCCCATCGCCGACAGCGCCCCGTCCAGCGCGGCCAGATCGGCGTCCGTCCGGCGCTCCGCCGCCAGCCGCACCGACGCGGGCTCGACGATGCCGCGCACCTCGTCCAGGTCGCGCAGCAGCGGCGGCCCGGCGTCGGAGGAGGCGGTGGCCGAGGACTGGAACTGCCAGCGCAGCACGTCGGCGTCCAGCAGGTTCCAGTCCGAGCGGGGGCGTATGAAGGTGCCGCGCTTCTGCCGGGCGTCGACCATGCCCTTGGCCGCCAGCACCTTCAACGACTCGCGCAGCGCGGTCAGGCTGACGCCCAGCTCCTCCTGGAGCGCGGCGAGATCGAGCGTGGCGCCCTCGGCGAGCCCACCGGCGAGCACCTGGTGCGCGATGGCCTCCACGGTCTGGCCGTGGATTCCCCGGCGCGCGTACCTGGCCACCGGCCACACCTTCCCTTCTGTACGACGGCAGCCTGACAGCTGCGTGACGGCCGCACGACCGACCCGGACACCCGCCCCGTCAGGCCGACGACTTTACGACGCTCCAGCCACCGTCCACGACCAGGCTCGTTCCGCTGACGTACGAGGCTTCCGGTGCGGCCAGGAAGGCGATGGCGGCGGCCACCTCGGACGGGTCGCCCAGCCGCCGGGCCGTCGTCTGCTCGGCGCTGGCCCTGCGCTCCTCCTCGGGGACCCTGTCCCACAGCCGGGTCAGCACGGGCCCCGGCAGCACGGCGTTGACCCGTACCCGAGGCCCGTACTCCACGGCGAGCTGGCTGCTGAGCGAGAGCAGGCCGCCCTTGGCCGCGGCGTAGGCGGGGTGTCCGGGGATGCCGTGGCGGGCGTGGACGGAGGAGACGAGGACGACCGCACCCGGGAGGTCGTGCGCGCGCAGGCCGGGCAGACAGGCGCGGACGCCGAGGAAGGCGGCGGTCAGCCCCACGTCGAGCTGCCGCTGCCAGGAGTCGGTGGCGGTCTCGTGCGCCGGTGCGACCTCGACCTTCACCGCGTTGGAGACGAGGACGGAGACCGGGCCGAAGCCGTCCGCCGCGCGAAGGACGCGGGCCCAGCCCTCCTCCGTCGCCACGTCGGCGGCCAGGGAAGCGGCCCTCCCGCCGTCGGCCCGCACCGCCTCGGCGACGGCGGCGGCGCCGGCCGCGTCGATGTCGGCGACCACGACGGCCGCGCCCTCGGCGGCCAGCCGGTGGGCCGTGGCGGCGCCGATGCCCGCCGCCGCGCCGGTCACGACGGCGCATTGACCGGCGAACCTCGGGATCTGTGCGTTCCTCGGGATCTGTGCGCTCATGGCAGGAGCCTGGGTCGTCAAAAGAAGCCCGTCAACAACTATTAATAAAAAAGGAGTTCTTGTACGGTGCGGCGTCATCAGCGAACTCGTCGTGAGGGGCGAAGCACCCATGACCGCAGACACCGGCCGCATCCACTTCGGCGGCGACTACAACCCCGACCACTGGCCCGAGGAGGTCTGGGCCGAGGACATCCGGCTGATGAAGGAGGCCGGGGTCTCCATGGTCACGGCCGGGATCTTCTCCTGGGCACGCGTCGAACCCCGGCCCGGTGCCTGGGACTTCGGCTGGTTCGACCGCGTCATGGACAACCTCGGCGACGCCGGGATCCGCGTCTGCCTCGCCACCATGACCGCTTCGCCGCCGCCCTGGCTGAGCGAGCTGCACCCCGAGATCCTCCCGCAGACCGCCGAGGGCGTCCGCAAGTGGCCGGGCTCGCGGCAGCACTACTGCCCCTCCAGCCCGGTCTACCGCGAGCACGCCGTCCGCCTCGTCGAGCAGCTCGCCATCCGCTACGCGGACCACCCCGCGCTGGACACCTGGCACATCGGCAACGAATACGGATGCAGCAATCCCGTCTGCCACTGCGACGTGTCGGCCGCCGACTTCCGCCGCTGGCTGCGCGAGCGCTACGGCACCGTCGGGGGCCTCAACACCGCCTGGGCCACCACCTTCTGGTCGCAGCGCTACGACACCTTCGAGCAGATCCTGCCGCCCCGTACAACCCCCACCCACCCCAACCCGGCCCAGGTGCTGGACTACGCGCGCTTCAGCGACGACGCGCTCCTCCAGTGCTACCTCGCCGAGAAGGAGGTGCTGCGCCGCGTCACCCCAGGGCTGCCCATCACCACCAACCACATGCCGCACCACAAGCCGGTGGACCCCTACGCCTGGGCCCCGCACGAGGACGTGCAGTCGCTGGACTTCTACCAGGAACCCTTCGACAGCGAGACCCACCTCGAGGCCGGTGCCGCCTTCGACGTCACCCGCTCAGCCGGTGCCGGGCGCCCGTGGATGCTGATGGAGCAGGCCCCCAGCGCCGTCAACTGGCGGGCCCGCAACAGCCCCAAACCGGCCGGGAAGATGCGGCTGTGGAGCTGGCAGGCCGTCGCGCAGGGCGCCGACGCGGTGCTCTACTTCCAGTGGCGGCAATCCCTGGGCGGTGCCGAGAAGTTCCACTCCGCGATGGTGCCGCACGGCGGCACCGGCACCCGCGTCTTCCGCGAGGTGTGCGAGCTGGGCCGGGAGCTGGGCTCCGTACCGCAGCTCGCCGGCACCCGGCCCGCGCCCCAGGTCGCGCTCGTCATCGACTGGAACAGCTGGTGGGCGCTGGAGCAGAGCTCTCACCCGTCCTCGGCGCTCAGCCAGAAGGAGACGCTGCTGCGCCACTACAAGCCGCTGTTCGAAGCGGGCGTCCCCTGCGACATCGTCC
This sequence is a window from Streptomyces sp. NBC_01775. Protein-coding genes within it:
- a CDS encoding SDR family NAD(P)-dependent oxidoreductase, encoding MSAQIPRNAQIPRFAGQCAVVTGAAAGIGAATAHRLAAEGAAVVVADIDAAGAAAVAEAVRADGGRAASLAADVATEEGWARVLRAADGFGPVSVLVSNAVKVEVAPAHETATDSWQRQLDVGLTAAFLGVRACLPGLRAHDLPGAVVLVSSVHARHGIPGHPAYAAAKGGLLSLSSQLAVEYGPRVRVNAVLPGPVLTRLWDRVPEEERRASAEQTTARRLGDPSEVAAAIAFLAAPEASYVSGTSLVVDGGWSVVKSSA
- a CDS encoding beta-galactosidase, whose amino-acid sequence is MTADTGRIHFGGDYNPDHWPEEVWAEDIRLMKEAGVSMVTAGIFSWARVEPRPGAWDFGWFDRVMDNLGDAGIRVCLATMTASPPPWLSELHPEILPQTAEGVRKWPGSRQHYCPSSPVYREHAVRLVEQLAIRYADHPALDTWHIGNEYGCSNPVCHCDVSAADFRRWLRERYGTVGGLNTAWATTFWSQRYDTFEQILPPRTTPTHPNPAQVLDYARFSDDALLQCYLAEKEVLRRVTPGLPITTNHMPHHKPVDPYAWAPHEDVQSLDFYQEPFDSETHLEAGAAFDVTRSAGAGRPWMLMEQAPSAVNWRARNSPKPAGKMRLWSWQAVAQGADAVLYFQWRQSLGGAEKFHSAMVPHGGTGTRVFREVCELGRELGSVPQLAGTRPAPQVALVIDWNSWWALEQSSHPSSALSQKETLLRHYKPLFEAGVPCDIVPPDRDLTAYKLVVVPNLYLTSEATGAALTAYVRGGGHLLVSYFTGISDECDRVHPGGYPAPLREVLGLRVEEFWPLAEGQRLALRGALDEGPGDEFGGGDLWSEAIDLEGAAAVAEFGDGELAGRPAVTRHAYGDGVAWYAGTRLDAMTTRALMDRVREDAGAAPVVDGLPEGVQATVREGAGGRFLFLLNHGEVAARIVLPAPGRDLLGDPAEEITSLTLPARGVAVVRH
- a CDS encoding FadR/GntR family transcriptional regulator yields the protein MARYARRGIHGQTVEAIAHQVLAGGLAEGATLDLAALQEELGVSLTALRESLKVLAAKGMVDARQKRGTFIRPRSDWNLLDADVLRWQFQSSATASSDAGPPLLRDLDEVRGIVEPASVRLAAERRTDADLAALDGALSAMGAADNGAPEAVEADLAFHRALLAASHNELLERMEMVISTGLAARDRLVHGPGHHPEDPVPSHRAVLEAVRGQDPDAAEAAMRALLHQAAQDLAELRDF